The following is a genomic window from Xiphophorus couchianus chromosome 5, X_couchianus-1.0, whole genome shotgun sequence.
AacggaaaacaaaacaaaagtgtgcTCTGGCTCCCCTTACCCGGAGGTAGTTGAGGGTGGAGTTTGACAGGCCACATCTTGTTATGTTTTTGGACAGCTGGTCAAGCATCTGTGGATCTTGGGCCTGGAATGAGATTAAAAAACGAATTTAAACGACGCCCATCTTACGTATCCACGTGTAGCCCAGTCCCTCACTTACGTGCATGGCCAGTATACTGCGGGGGATGAGTTCACGGTGCTGTCTGATGCTGAAGTGCCACGTCTTTATCCGCATCATGTCATCAAACATGAACTCCAGGTACAAGCGGCCCTCTACACACACCTGCAGAGGTTCAGAGGACGGATTCAGCCTGCAAGGCCGCGAAGAAAGAAATCTCTCCTGACAAAACGTTATCGACGTACCTGTGTGAACATGGGCTTTCCATTTTGAGTGACCATAGTGCACTGATCACAGTCAAGGGAAACAAAGTTATTGTGGAAGGATTCCTTGGGATGTTTCAGCACGTAGTAGAGCTCTGTGGCCCCGCCCTCAAATATACTCCGGAAGTACCTAGGAATTAACGTCCGACCAATcgctggaggaaaaaaaaatacatatgtgaaaaacattctTGGCTCATCTGTTgaccagaaaacagcaaaaactaaTATATGCAGGTCCAATTTGAGGCACTGGTCTAAATGATGCTGTTATGCAACAGTTTGTTTGACGGTCCAATACAATAAATTGACAAAGAGCAGAAAAGGCTCCTTTGGTGTCTCCTCAAATAAACTGTATTAAACAAACAGAGCTTTAACAAACTGGAAggttcacaaaaacaaaacaaaaaaaatcggCCACTGGGGAATTATTCTAGAATGGCAGAAATTTAGCCcacaaacacaattttaaaaaataattagtaaaATTTAAGTTAAGTttgtttgtataaaaatatatgtaacaagaaacaacaaagcagttcaaagtacCTTACACCAtgaaaacatcatacagtcaatCGTGAagcaagcaataaacattttgtcaaatgccagcTTCAAACTCACcaagcaaatatacatcaaatacaTTGATCCCTGTTCcagaatcaaagcaactctAAATCGGTTTTTAACCTTGATTTAAAGGGACtctgtttcagcagttttctggaagtttgttccatatTAATGGAGAATAGATTACATAATGAGTAATGAggtctttcaaaaaaaaaataaaaaaaatatgcagacaaattaaaactcttcacaaaatggaaaaaaatgttagattAAATGAAAAGCTCGTCTTTAGTCgggttttttttacctccatctTTAACTACACACGCTTTGTGACTTTTTCCAAAGTTGCCACCGCTATCGGTTGGACttggctgaaaaaaataaaggtttttaaaaaacaggcgACCCGCCATGAGAATGACCAAAAAATTATATagaataagaaaatataaaagccACCAGAAACGTTGGAAAATTAGacaacttttgtttgttttattgagataTTACAtagtttattgttgaacaactaAAGTTATAAAATTTCAGGATGTATTGCAAAATGACCAGAAATAAATCTGTGGCTTGTGAGTACTTTAAACTTATTTAACGAAAAGTCtggacacatttatttttcagtgacgtgcggtcaggggaggcaggtgaggcagtgcctcaccagccatcatggaaagaaagaaaatatataatcataaagtaatttaaattgttatattcatccggtggtttgtactaaaaaatatttatttttcatgtagcttcaccaatttcgatttttatttgttcaaaatcgctgaattttcttattttcccattcaaatgcttggaagcgatgccggtgaggcagcagcgagctctgcctcaccttggattgcgcaacccctggctctgcgctggctgctaagcggagagagcatgttgctgtacggcgtcaataaaatggtttaaacaaatttaatatgtgaacttatttccaataatttagcttatgtatataatgtacagtgctttttgtcaccaactgtgtttgtgtaacgtgtttcgtgtaatgagcgattataaacggcagagaacaggttcgaggtgaggcaggcagttctcttgcctcatggcagggggcgctcaagatcccagacgttcgtcttgttcactcctcaactgccgagtaagtgacagcgagctaggctaaacgattcgggaagcaagtcaagtgcagcgatagattataatagagatagtgatttttttcctctcgcttatcccgactttcgacatggatgactacattacaacactaaaaaagttttctcaagtggactttcaatcgaagcaggtaagacagtacatatattttgttttgttttttaaggaaatatgtgttttgtgagctacagtttgtatgtgtaaggatgcagaagtgaaacataacctgtaaactgctgtcaatctatgcatctatttgcaaatctgattctgatgacgtcagtgcctcaccagctatgaacctcaccgcacgtcactgttatttttacagtaaCAGAAGAAGGCGTCACACTTTGGAGATGAAAGGCAGTGCAGAGCTCACTTGGGCTCAAAACgagaaataagaaaacagcaaaaaaagaaaaaattaaccGAGTTGTgctttttcataatttcatagAGATGCAGTTGATCCTGAATCAAGGTAATAGGTTTTTCCTTAGTTGGTTCAGTTCTTGTTGAATGGGTTACTTGCTTTGAAGAAGTTGAAAAGAAGGAAATCGGGTTTTAATAGGAGGACTTCAGGAAACAACAGGACCCAAAAACTACTGATGACAAACACTATTAGAAAGGTTGTGCCATTTCTGATTGGAATCGTATAATCACTGCTAACCACTGTCCCTCTAACGAAAGACAGACACTCAAAACTAGGGATATGTCTAagtatagaaaataaatttcactcagtgtttcatttttgtttgttgtttaagtCTAATTTAAACAGACTCCATTCTAACGCAAGACAGAGGGAACGAAGTAAATCAGGTAAGAAAACATTGTAGATCTTGAAGCGGTGCATTATTTGCCACAGCAACACAAAAAGACGACACTCGCAGACATGCTGGTCAGTAACACGCTGTAGATAAatctctgctccaacacaaCTGTTTGAAATGCTTGCATCATCTCTTCAGCATGCAGGAGGCCGGCCCACGAGGAGAGGAATTTAACGCCACGCTGTTAAGATCTTCCAAACAACCAGTGGCTGGTTTGGTGTGTTTGGCCTCTAAAGCTGGGCTCACACTGTGCGATTTATGGCCGTTATCCATAAAAACGTTGTTGTGAAAGAAccagcagaaaatatttgaaattgtaACCAGTGACCTCTGGTTAGTCGGTCCAACAGAACTGAAAACAACTGAGCATCTAGATCTATCAAGGTCTTAAAACCACTGAATTgacactgctggtcagctggacAGAAAAAGGccactacattttttttcccctcacaagAAAAAGTAATTTGGTTGTTTGAAAAACTATGGAATTAAACACAGACAGCCCTGGTGTGGAAATTAAGTACCACAGGCCTCCTATTAGAGTATCTATTTTACCAGaagacaacaaaaatcaaagaaaaaacattcagttctGCGTTTTCCCAGCaaatttccagtaagcttcatagcgtaGCTGGCGCATTACATGCGTCACGGCCAAATGCTGGTgatttggtcaaatcaaatccaGTCTTTTAAACTTCAGCAGAGTCCATTTCTCCAcgaagcaatcatttctcaatagcAAAGAGTCCAGATCTCTTTGTTCTGCGCTTGTTCTGAACAAAGCGCAGAACAagggctgtttttttgtttttaatcaggctagtgttttcttaattttattgaGGTGGTTGCTTCTAGATCATGAGAACTAGTTGCcacatttttattctaacaATTCTTTTGTATACATATACTGGTATCACAATATTCACGTTGTCATATTGCAAGAGTCTCCTAGCGGCTCATGCATAATAATAGACAGAGGTCAAATATcggaaaaaaaagtacaaatctCAAAGAAATGTACATTGTGAATGCTACTGTGACAAACATCTTATTGCTGTCTTTGCTTTGAACATTTCCCTGAACACCTCCCCTTCTAATAAGACGCGTGTCAACAACAGTGGTTGCATTCTCTGCTGAGCCTGTATCTGCTGTTATTAGTAGACTTGCAACTCTGTATTTTACATTCCACATTGTAGCAGAACAGAGGTTAATGCTCTCATGTACCATAATAGTCTATAATTGCATAGATCATCATGAATATATAATTGAATCTGTAGTTATTGTGGATAACTAGAGGTTGTCGCTGAAAATGTTAGGGGTCGAGAATAGGGGCTCATTAGCAGACTAAAACTGTTACTTACTGTAACGTTTGGGACCGTCTTCCAGACAGAAAGTAATGGTCAACATGGCATCATCTTCAAAGAATTCTGTAGTAAAAGCATCCCACCACAGGTTGTCACACTCCTAGAGGATAATTTGAAGAAAACAGCACACAAGAATTACCACAACTGTTTTTGTGGGCACttccaggtgtgtgtttgtgcatccAGTTGGACACAAACCTCTGTCCAGTTCTGTAGTCGCTTGTTGAGCTCAAATATTCTGTAGTCTGTTTGGTTACCATATGGTGTGTGCCTCCTGAGATacagcacaaaaacacatgATGAATAAGAAAGCAGGGATGAAAATAAAGTACTTGTACATTCAAACGTTTCTCTGACTAAATCTTAATTTAAAGGGGAGGATTTGACAGCTGCTGTAAAACACATTAACACACTACATTAACACAAGCTGAAGGGAACAGGAAACAGTGTTGCCTTACCCTATTCCTGGCTCCATGTATGAGGGCGGATACATCGGAGTAGGACTGGAAAACAAGAAGATTATTTTTACTAACCTTTAGCTACATGGTTGTTCATCTTCACTAGAAAATATATGAGCagaattcaaagaaaatataatgaGCATTCAAATATCTTAAcctgtgttttattaaaaaagaaacatgaagcaGAAAATGGTTTTCTACACAATACGTCCACAATATTaacaatttcaagaaaaaaaaagttttcttcatTCGGCAGAAAAACTGCTTTTACTTCAggttaataattatttcatttttcatcaaatggggaaaaaaatactgttttttttattactatttaattaaatatcttCTATACTCAGTTGTTGTTATAGATGccataaaactgtaaaaactgttATAAATGTcccaaacaaattcaaatttagaagctttttttctgtcattacaATGTTGACGTTTTGATGGGTATTTAATCATAAACAGAACAAATGGCACAAATACTTTGAAAGTTGCATCTGGATGTTTAAAAGTCTAACCAGGAGTTGGTTTATCTTTTTGAAAAGATAGGCTTCCAAAATTAGCCTTTCACTTCCTTTTTAAATCAAGACAAATAGATATTATGTTCCACAGTCCAATAAATTTAGACTACTTTCTGAACACCAATTAAATTGCAGTCTGACTTAAGTTATTGCTTTGGGTGATGAGTGATTACTCCACTAGCTAAATGACTAGAGGTGCACCAAGAAATCAGCTACAGtccagaataaaaacaattatacaCCTGACTCACCTTTCTTTATCATACTATATAAATATTAACACAAACCAGACATTTACACAAAAACGATGATGATGAGAAAGGTCACAATATCTCTAAACCAGAAACTACAGATTAATGTACATCAGACAAATACGAGTGCTATATGATTAAATCCCTGTTGTACTCTCTTTGTAAATACAATATGGTTCACAAAGTTACAAACACCAgcattagatatttaaaacgCACAAAAGGGCAGGAAACTCACCCCACGTCTCTGTCCAGCATGGTGCCGGGGTGGAAAGGGGGGAAAGTGCTACCGTTGGGGGGCTCCTTGGGGGAGTACAGCTTGAATGACTTGGAGGAACAGCCTGGATGACATGAAGACACacaagagaggaaaaacataaatatctgTGACAGTAAAAAGGGAAGTAGACAGACTACAGCAGAGAATACGTAGAACAGTAACGCCCAATGCTTGGAGACAAAAGCTAAATTATTCCACAAGTCTTTGGTGCAACAATGTCTTCAGTACAAGTTGATTAACGGCCTCATCTGGTGTAGCAACACATGTGGACGTCAGCCCGGCACAGCAGGAACGTGTCCGTTTTAGTGACACAAAGACGGTGAAGAAGCAACTTCCTCCTCGCACACAAACTAATCCTCCGCCTCGCCACAATCTAATCTCCATGAAAACAcctctaaatataaaaataccaGCAGACCATATGTCCTCGACACGAACACTCATAAAACAGGCTGATGTCTCTCCCAGACACAAACAGTTCccatccttttttcttttctttttttacaataacTGCCCAGCTCTGTCATAAAGACCATCCAGGCATGGCGGCGTAGGTGTCATGACCCCACGGTCACCATGGTGAGGCCCCTCCTCCTTAATGTCCCCCTGTCTTGTTACTATTGAACAGACATGCATCAATCAATTGAAATCCAAAATAGCCAACTTTCCCCTCGATCAGTTCTGatcaggatgtttttgttttttttttggtattcaTAAAAACTAAGAACTCAACCAACAGGTGATTCACTTTTTAGTCTACTGGAACAGCCCAGCCCATgttttttcatcatgttatagtgttggaagaaaaatgaaaacctaaaaaaaaaagaaaaggattttTTAATCACTGTATAAACTGCTCTGTACCTTATGGAAATAACCAACTACTGGTAACAATACTCAGTTTAAATGTACatctaaaatacaaataacagaataaatacCCCTCGAGAAAGGGGCAAAAAAACTGGCAGATTTTTCTGGCATCTGATCTGCCAAACACCAATCACATCTGATTATGGGAAAACTGACCGACCGATTCATTGGTGCATCTGTAGAATAAGTAATTGTAAAAACTAAGATACTAATGTGAAATTCAAGTacaaacaacaatttaaaacaaacaaaaagaacactTCTTTCCTAGTTTAAGTTAGCAGTAAAACTCTCAAGAGTCAACATTGTTGTTTGAAAGGATGTGTATTAGTTTTCCCTTAAACTATTCATTCAGATTTGTCAATTAAAGATAACAATCCCATGAATGTAAAGCAGGAGTAATGGCAGTCAAGTATGCACACTATGTGTATTGTAGACTCCAGAGAGCATGTGGAGAAAGTTAGGAACCTAAAGGTAAACAAATAGGCCTTTTAAAACAGGTTTCCCCATCTTCAGCTAGgaagaaaagcaataaaacaccCATTCATCTGTAGCTCTGTCTGCTCTTTAAGGAACAACAAGCAGTTTGGATTGCAACACCACGATATAGGCTGGATGCACCgccagataaataaataaataa
Proteins encoded in this region:
- the ldb1b gene encoding LIM domain-binding protein 1b; translation: MEMSEQLESEGGCSSKSFKLYSPKEPPNGSTFPPFHPGTMLDRDVGPTPMYPPSYMEPGIGRHTPYGNQTDYRIFELNKRLQNWTEECDNLWWDAFTTEFFEDDAMLTITFCLEDGPKRYTIGRTLIPRYFRSIFEGGATELYYVLKHPKESFHNNFVSLDCDQCTMVTQNGKPMFTQVCVEGRLYLEFMFDDMMRIKTWHFSIRQHRELIPRSILAMHAQDPQMLDQLSKNITRCGLSNSTLNYLRLCVILEPMQELMSRHKTYSLSPRDCLKTCLFQKWQRMVAPPAEPSRQAPNKRRKRKMSGGSTISGGGGANNNNNNKKKSPGSGFPLSSQVPDVMVVGEPTLMGGEFGDEDERLITRLENTQFDAANGIDDEDSFNNSPALGSNSPWNNKAPSSQESKSDNPTSQASQ